The following nucleotide sequence is from Juglans microcarpa x Juglans regia isolate MS1-56 chromosome 6D, Jm3101_v1.0, whole genome shotgun sequence.
gaaatagacgAGAACCAATAGAacggcactccaagcaattgacaaacttatatgcattaaacccaagaattttgaaaccctagatgATGCAAATTTCTGCCAAACTCAAAACCCTAAcaatttcggcagcctactttttgtttctgtaatttttttcttttttgacaaccctagaacaatgtaattaaatttaaggatgcaagaaatttaaacatagaatcagacctgattggaaaccttgctctgaataccaaatgatatgaacccggggaatgaaatcccttgaatcTACAATCAATTTggaaactccccaagaaagcgaaaatcaagtcaatggatagataatctagacctgatgagaacttgtttcaagaacctagattatattaaaatctagacccattgaagaacccgtctcaagaacccatatTATAAAGatggaatgccacaaaggttgtgatttacctttgataagttcaaaagttctatcaagaacaagaagagtaaaactcaactcacaatgaataaattcatcaaatttcataaacttggCATTCTcaaaaaaccctagttcataagaaataagacatatgtagGCCTAAcatcctcaaacccaattattttagactaattcctataactaataaaatatgctccattaatgaaataaacaagtccatggccttcaatcacataatcataatagtaggccctaatttatgttgcactgttCCATAGCTTCTACCATGTGCATGATCACTGGATCttcttctctcaagcccatattgaatattcggctcttgctagacttgcctcaagtggattgcacaaatctttgcattgcttccttgatcttcttaacTTTTGATCTTGAAATTAGCTTACCTGGAATttgcaaagaatctttaagtctaggcccactttggttcccatcactacCTCTATCAACGGTACTCCTTCCTTGCTTACACCTCTATCACCCTCCATTACCTCAACTTCTCATTCTTTCAATGAATTGTTCTTAAAGCCCACTGCCTTCCAAACTTTATTATCATCCTTTTTATTCCCAGCTTCCCTCCATTGATATGATTTGGTTTTTGTTTAGGCTGCATCCCCTCCCTACATAGCACAGCTGTGTGACTCTGTCGAAAACACTTGTTACAAATAAAACCCTCATTTCTCATAAACTGTTTCCTGCCAAATTTGATGCTTTTGTCCCACAACAATCGGAAAACCATCAACCATCTCATCTTGAAGATCCACCTCTACACATATTCTAGCCCCTGTAGCACGGGTACGATGCAAGGTAGCATTATCCCTCCCAAGAAATCTCCCAAATCTTGTTGCAAAACTCTAAAGACAATCCAACCTATAAAGATGCAAGGGTAGCCCAGGCAGGAAAATCCATTGTGGGGCAATTGACGGTTCCTTCTTGACATCAAAATCAACAGTCCAATCAAACAGCCTAAATTGAAAACCAGCCACAACTCGTCCTTCCCTAGCCCACGCATGAACATAATCTTTCTCATTAGCCAAATGCAAAAGCACATGATAATCATCCATAAAGCTTACCATCGAAACCTCACTGAATCCCCaagttttaataatattcaacCGTAGAACATCAATGGACGGCCTCGTCGAAGTGAATTTAAAAACTAGGGCAAATTTTAGGTTCATTGTTTGATGTCAATGAATTTAAGAACCTGCACAAAAGATTGTCGATCTCCCACAGCCGGATCTATCTCAGCCTTCTTCTTATCATTCCCAACCTCAGAATCCCCTCTAGTCCCTTTAGTTTGAACTCCCTCGCCCATCCTGCTAGCACTAGGCCATCGGAGGGCTTGCAAACGCACAAAAACCTTTGTGATCCCCAGACGAAACAAACCCTTGCAGAGGACTAATAATCGCCCTGCCACGTCCTTTCCTAGTACAGATAGATGTTGTATAcgaagaaaatactcaaatccTCATTGGTATTTGTTATACAGTAGAAGTAAGTGTATGATTGAAGTACTCGACATTAGTTCCCTACCAAGAAGAGAAAGACTACAATCACTTAATAAGTAAAACTAACATTTATGCTATTTTCgctaattacttttttaaaattaattagatactTATTTACCCCATAAGCTTCATTATTTGATGTTTTAGCCTttagaagataaaagaaaattaccatAAACAAATGGTTTCATAGTCACAAAAGTAATTTTAGTTAAGAACTAGTATATGCAGCAAAAATATCTTGGCTACTCGCAAGAGCAAAAAGGTTCAAGAATTTATCGATAGAAGAGTCGTAAAGCCATTTACACAACTTTGTCCTTTACACTCTTATGATGTTGTACTTGGTCCAGAATACAGTACTTTTTTGATTGACCAGTGATAACTCAACACTCTATTCAgaatttatatacaatttttaatataataatatttttatatttaattttaacccatcaaatcaaaaataaaaatcaaaataaaatttaaaataatattattttattaaaataagttgtTATACAGTAATTATTCTATCATCTTTACGATTTGTTCTATTACAAGGACGGTACATTCATGGAGGATCGGTTTCGGAAAGGATACCGATCagtgttataatttttttttttgctttatttgaAAGCATTTTTgtgtctatatttttttaaaaaaataccaaaaaataaacacacacaACAATGCTTTAAGAAAAAATACTACTCGGTACATTTTGTCGGTAgaagtatcatttttctattacaaaatataagCACCATATGTgaatatattaatcaaattctATTATATTATTGATCATTAATTTGTGGCATAGCTTTTAGgaattggctcaagtggtaaaggcgtTGGGTTTGAGTATGCTCCCGTAAGTCTAAGATTTAAATTCTCTGTAAATAAACTCTAGGAACTATCAGactagatgatttttttttgaattgccTGATATGTACTTGCGGGAAATTTCTTGTCGATAACCTGCGCACCCTCAAAATTAGTCGGAATGCTATTAATTCCcagacacctggtgccaatatatatataaaaaaaaaaaaaacaatttgtaCCATTCTCACTTAGCCCCGGTTTGGATTCGAAGGTGACTTCGAATATATGAGGATGACTTTGAATATGTGAGGATGATTTCGTACGGTAAAGTGGTCTGTCAAACCACACTCATCTCAGAGCAAACTCTTGCATAAGACAAATGTGATTTATGACCGTTGTTTTTCAGCTTTTTCACTTTTGACTGTAGGCAACTTCACATCGGGTGTAATGGCTCTGAAGGCCCTCCCACCCACCCTTCACCCATTCGGTTCACGCACACTCAGCTCCACGCAAGACACGAATCGCCCTCACCGAAGCTCCTCAGGCTCAGCGGTCATCTCCGCGCAGACCTCGTCTCAACTCTGGGTAGTGATACTCCCTGCCATCATCAACGCCAGACCGAATGTTAAGAGCCGTTTATCACGGCTTGAATGCAGCAGCTCATCTCCAATCTCCCGTAATAGGCGTGTTCGAAGGCAAGCCGAGTTTCAGAAGCAACAAAATTTCCCATGGCCAGAGGCAACTCAGGGAGGTCAGTCGCGTACAAATCTCAGTCCAAGCAACCGATTTGATGATCTTCCATATCTGGTAACCGTACCCAATCACGTCCCCCTTCCACTACAGAGATTCCCCTGCCCCTGACCCAAACGCTGCGACCCTTTGTCTAGGGTTTTCATGAAACATTCGCATCAAATAGTGTAGATTTAGGTATGTGGGAACGTGGGATTTTACATTAGAAATTGATTGTGTCCCCCTCACAAATGAAGGCCACAATTCTGAAAACCACCAAACACCCCACCTCAAGAACTCGATTCCACCATAAGCACCTTCGGGGTACCCGTATCACCACCACGGCTCCAACAACACGATCCTTCCAAGTATGtgtatctcatctcaattcatctactGCCGTGTTCCTTATGCGAAATGTGTAAATTTCAGTGGGCATTACTCTTGTTTTTTGAACATGAATTTGACCCTAATCTGGTTCGGCTTGTTGTTATTGACCGAGATTAATATGAATTGAACAGAAAGCATGTTATCCTTAGATTAGATGAATCGAAAACTTTCCTTACTCACAAATTTCTGTGGATGCGCCCGagccttttatttttcccccaTTTTTGGGACCTGAAGCAaaacaaacttatatatatatatatatatatatatatatatatatatatatatatatgggatgtATCATGCACTTTCATTTTAGTAGCTGTCAAACCACTTTATTTGATTCGCATGAGCTTATACAAATTTAGAATAATGAAGATACTGGAGCTCTATTCCAACTCTCCAGGACAGTTGAACATTGCCTTTATTCCCCACGTATTGAACTTGCACAATAAGATTGTACAAATGAAATTGATCCTCTAGTGGTTTTTGGCCTGTAAGTCTCCATTGAAGAGAGAATCatggtttataatttataatttgtcaCTACCTTGATGTGCTTTAAGCATAttgaattatgtttatatagtgttttttatttttttatttatggtatcatacataaataatataacatttttctgTGTTCGAATGATCTTTTTCCTGCAAATTACATATTTGCAGTTCACCTAGCAACTTATAGCAACTTACTTTCTATCTATCTAAAGTTTACATAGTGCTCATTCTCAATATATGAACGTGAATCACAACAGCCATTCCATCCTTGACTATGAAGACAAGCACACAAGAAAATGGCCATAACAACTTGACCAAAAAATAGACGTGcaaaattgaaagttttaactttaacttggtaaaaaaaaaatacccatgtTGGAAGATTATTCATTGTTGGCCAATTAAAAGGTACCCCTCAAGGTAGAAGACTCCGTGCTTGGCACTTCACTGGTGCTCCGTGTGAGTATCTGCACTGACCACAGGGTGTGCATTTCTCCAACTTCACACTGTTTTCCAGTGTACAAAACAGTGTGACTTTGTAGTTTGTAGTTTGTATGAACATCTTGAGACTTTTGAGTGCTACAGAGCTCACATATTGGAGCCAATGGCTGCAGTGATAGACCATCAATCATTCGCAATGTTTCCTTCTCTTCAATATACTTATTAACAAACAAGTTTCCTCTCTTGAATATACTTAAATAATATCTATAGTACTCACTCATTTTACAAGCATCTGTTTAAATTCTTGTTTTTATCCTGACAtgtcaaaaataatataaccaAAAAATCTGCACCATGGGAATGCCTATATTAATTTCTATCAGCTTTCCTAATAACCAAAAAATCTGCAATTCTTCCAAGTTTGTTAATTTCTATCATGGCCCTGTGTATTTATTAATGTTATGTTTCTGGGGTTGTTATTGTGGTACGCATGTAGTTGAATGTGGTAGTTgggtgttttgatttttgtcaaTTCTCCTCTACTACTGTTGTGtacttatatataacaaatatatatgggGATTAATAAACTTCCGTCATCCATGTTCCCATAGCGATACTCATTACGCTCATCTGCTAGACATCAGCTGTATCAACAGGTATGGCTCATTTTTAATTCCGGGTCATTACTCATATTAACGCATATAACGTAGCGTAGttgacatgaattttttttttttttgtcttatatTACCATTTTAGCTATTTGAAATGGATGACCCAGAAGACACGAGCCGGGATAATGTGCTTTGAGGCGATGCCATGGAGGAGATATTCATCGACATGCTCTACCAGGACGCCCTTCAAGGTAGATTAAAGGGCGGAAAGATAACGTTTAGAGAGCATGGAATTTATGCACAGCGACTCACCGCTGTTGGGAAGAAAGTGTTTGACGGGAATAAGGTTCGTGGAAAATTGACGAGGTTGAAGGGGATGCAGCGCTTGTTTACCGATTTGTTGAGCCAAACTGGTATGGGTTGGGATCCTGACACAAAGACAGTAGTCGCGAGTGACGAGTGCTGGGAAAATACCATTAgggtaaaattttaattaaagttAACCATCTTTATTGCACCAAACTGTACGTTTGAGCACTCGATGTCTGATTATTAACTGGGTATATTTCTTCTGTAATTGTTAGGTTAAATCGAAATGGGGGAGGTTTCATACTTTTGGCTGCCCAAAGTACGAGGTGTTGTGCACCATATTTGGCGCTTCAGTTGCATACGGGACTATGCAACACGCATCAACACAGCTACCCGCAGATAGCGACGAGGAGCGGCGCCTGGATGAGGAGATGCGAGCTCGACGCCCTCCCGCACTAGGCCATCGACAAGGATTGCCCATTGACAATGATGGCTTTATTGACTTGATGGGGATCGGGTCACCTTCAGTCGATGCAGTGACACAATCATCACGTAGGCCGAAGACAAGAAAGAAGAGCGATTTTGAGGTGCAGCTTTCTGAGGCCGTGGAGGAGGTGAAACTGACGCAGAGAACGAGGCGTAAACGATATGAGGATCAAGAAGCTGTGGAATCATCGAAGCGCAGCAAAGAGTCACAGCCTAGTGATGGGACCAATGGGGGGTATGATCCGATTAATCATTGTGCGACGTTGCTCAGAGAGCTTTCCCCGAGGTTGGAGTCATCCCAACTTGTTCGCGCAATTAAGGAATTACTAAACCCAGATATGCGACAGTTTTTCTTGTCCTTGGATGCTGCAGGGAGGGACGATTGGGCCCGTAATTGTTAAAGTAGGctcatttttaattgttaggtTATATTTTCGATGGCATTGTCACCCTTTATTTTTCAAGAGACCATTTGTATTCCTTTGATGAGTTTATAAACAGCTACTTTTCCAATGTGGGTTGTCTGTTTGATTGTTGTAATCTCATCGAAATGAGGACGGATTATAAAGGCCCTGTTTTAGGCTCTGTTCGGATTATGTATGATTATATTGGATtatgtttaattattatatggtTATCGTAATGCCCccttattattttgttaacttGAGAGAGATTATTTACAACTGTTGTAAAGATAAAATGTACGAATTAACCCACTGTGCACAATGGGAATTGGTCAGCAGGAAGCTACTCGATGAACGTGAATCGAGATGCAGATGATATGTTCCCTAATGTGTGTTGGACTGATAGTAGTGAAGATGACCTTGCAATTGATGATCTTGAGACACTCGCATTTCTTGTGAGGGCTGGTAGAGAAGCACAACAACAGCTTAAACAGCCACAACACAATATTGGATTACGGggacatcaatatattttggaagttttgaaTGGGAATCCAAGAAATTGTCGCGAGTTATTCCGAATTGAGGTTGATGCCTTCCGCGCATTATGCAACTTGTTACATTCAAATAGTTTTTTGAAGGATACTAGAAAAGGGCTGACCGTCGAGGAACAAATAGGCATGTTCACATCGGTAGTGGCGGCTGGAGACGAACAACGGATTGTGGGGCAGCGATTTCAACATTCAACGGAAACTGTTAATGCCCATGTAAGGAACGTTATGAAGGCCCTGTGTAGGCTAGGGACACATCTTATTTACCCAACTCACACATCCGGGGTGCACCAAACAATTGCAGGCAATCCGAGAAATTATCCTTGGTTTGAGGTAAgttgtttatggtagataataaaatataattatgattttattgggtcattgttttgtaaattacTTGAACAGTATGGAATCATATGTATCATGTCCGGTTCTTCGTTTGCAGGGATGCATTGGTGCAATTGATGGGACCATGATCGACGCTGTTGTACCTGCAGAGGTGCGTGAGGCATATCGCAACCGGCATGGCAAAGTTGCCCAAAACGTATTGTGTGTATGTGACTTGGACATGAAGTTCACATTCCTGTACACTGGTTGGGAGGGAAGCTCGCATGATGCACGTGTATTCATCGATGCATTGTCTCAGGGCCGCAACGCATTTCCAATGCCTCTCGAtggtaaatatttaatattatataattatttttgtctaaaaaattttGGGTCTTTATATCTGCTGTTATTAAATCTGTGGGATTCGTTGCTTGGGGCCTGATTATCTCAGAATGTTAATGGTTGACAGGTCATTATTATCTCGTCGATTCGGCATACCCATGTACTCGAGGATTTATGCCCCCTTATCCTAGAGAGAGATATCATAGAAGTGACCGTCAGGGTCAGCAGGGATTTAGGGggtataaagattattttaatcatCGTCATTCATGCATTCGTAACGTAATAGAACGTACATTTGGGGTCTTGAAATCACGATTTAGAATTTTAAGACTCATGCCTGGTTATAAAGTTGGGAGGCAAGGGGATCTGATCATTGCATGTTGTACGTTACACAATTTTATTAGAATGACGAGCCTGAATGACTGGTTGTTCGAGGAGTGGAGAGATATGGAGCTCAGTCCAAGCGGTCGTGCATATAGCGACGCCGCAATTTCAGGAAATTATCCTGACATGACCGTCGAATCAGCCCGAGCTATGGCTGCAATTAGGGGTGACATTGCCAAACGTATGTGGGAAGCTAGGAGTGGTCATTGActtatattgataaatattgaCATTATTATCAATATAAGGGTGTAGTTAGAGATTCAAATGTATtacaaatttgattttggtcTGGCAATATATTACTAATCTATATAGATAGGGAAGTTTGTAGcaaatttatttagaaatatgGTTGCTAATATTATAAGCTATATACGTAAATTTAGTTTCATAAATGATTGGTcgatatgtaaattttatcgtACACAAATTTACAAggattgattttataatttaatgatgttattttcCTAATTGATTATCACTGACTATAATTGAAAATTAGAGGTAGGCAAAATGAGCATTACTACGGTGAATATGGGAAACGAATTTAAGCACagctatttgaaaaaaattattttatatatattagtattatttaacgTTTTTTTGCAAACAATTACAATTGggatttttgaataaatgattattattattatggaaattttgttgtaaaatttcattagaaaagACTATTGTaatctaaaaatttttattattcacttcattaaaaaaaaaaaaaagtacctgggtaatttataatttattattacttctttatgaataatttataaataacattaatataaagttaaaaccatatcaattcataaataaattacaactatttataaattatttcaactcatctcattactatttataactcatctcaactcatctcaactcatctcactactatttataactcatatcaactcatctcactactattcaaaactcatttcaaatcatcttaaatcatctcaactcatcttcgaatccaaacgacaccttagtTTAAGAACATATCGTGGcacatataaatatgttaagTATGATACTTATACCTTGGATAATAGTTGCTTGGGATCATTCTTTGTTCTACGTTTTCAGTTTTTCAACGATTGCCACTTAACCCaacattttaatcattttaattccCACCTTAAGCCCTTTACGTACCCTTATCAACTAAATTTTCAGTAGGCTGGCTATGATTCTTAGATTCAATAGATTGAGTATTTAGAGTAATGCtgtcaatctttttttttctaatatcttCAACTTGCTTTTCCAATTTCTTCTCTTCGTTGTCAGCAGCTCGATCGAGAGGCTAATTTACCAACTTGGGGCATAATGATCTATGTTGTTGGGTAATATTCAAGTGTACATTCTACTTTGCATTGTGACGGGTGGCAAATCGTGTAGAACAAAATTGACAAGAGGAGTTTTGAGGCTGAACTTAATGGTAGACCAGTAAGTTTGAGGCAAATCCTTCTAGCATTTCCTCCATCACAagtgagaacttttaataaaatttgggagGAGGTCACCCTTAGACATGTGACCTtcggctcttttttttttttttttttttttttttttttaacaaaaaaaaaaaatccttctaGCATTAAGTTCGATCAGCCTCAAAATGTTGTAAAAATTAATctattatattcaaatatgaTTTCAAGTAAGTTTTAAGTCCCCATTGAAATTCTTACTGAATTGAGTATTTATTATTCCCAAATTAAATTGTTTCATCGCATAGCACTTTGCTCAGTTCTTTCTCAATTTACATATGTCGTACGTCCAACCAACTTAGCTCTTGCACGTAAGGTACAATATGTCTGAATACGGCCTTTTCCCAGCCTTTTTAAATTTGGTCTTATCCCTATATTTAAGCATACAAGCTTTGAAATCTCAAAGAAAATGGGAACCATTCTTCATCAAATTTCCAATTACATGCTTGATGCCATTTAATTTTGCATTATGTGCCAAGTAAATGCctaggtttcttttttttaaaatttatttatttatttttattttttaaagaagaggaCAGTACccaaaatttattgataatcCTCACTTTTGACGGAGGAAAACCCTGATTACAACCAGACACGTGGGGCTACAAATAACCATAAAGGACCAAAAccagaaataaaaaaacactaaaattatAATTCCACAATACAAcattaaactaaataaaaaacgATACAAATATAGCAAAAAGGACCACACAACCTGCAAAAACAataccaaacaaaacaaataagcaGAATACATCAATAACAAATCAACGGCGAAGCGAAGGAATGCCCAGCTTGTCCAATCTGATGATGCCTCGCTGCATTCTCGGTACTTCCCCAAAGCCTTGCCAAGTTTCTAGCATCATGACCTCAGATAATTATGACTTTGCCGGCCATTGCAGAATCTTGATCTATAAAGATTGACTTAGGTCTTTTACCTCCGTGTGCATCCAAGAATCTTCCACAAAgccaattataaattaaattattttgctGTCTCATCATATAATAGGGCAGTCCCAAAAATCACAACTCCTCGATCTATATATAGTTGTAAACACAGCTGATGGTACTCTTAACACTTCATCATTGCCATATGTAGCATCAAAAGTCATTACATGATTGTCGAAACATCTTTCATCAGCccccaaaatataatttagttATCCTGCATGCTTCGTAGTACTCCAATTGTACCGCAAAATAAGATCATGGGTTTTGAATCagttatatattattcaaaGTACGTTAACAAACAACCAGTTTTGCCATAGATTGAGTTCAATAAATCCTTGATTTTGCCCTTCCACCAGCTTCTGATCTACTCATGATCAACTCAAGTGTGGCCTTGGTCTTTAGATATTTTTCGTTGAGATCTCATCATAAGtagtttcttgaagatgaagtatatatatgatcattatGTTCAGGCACAAAATCATACCATGTACTTAATTTCTAGTTTCTCACATGCACTATCGACACATTCAATCGAACAAGACAAGTAGTCCTTGTTTCATCACGATTTTGATGGCTATAAATTAAGATGATCTCGTTTGTCTACTCCTCGTACAACTTGTTTAGCACATACAAATCTTTCTTAATTTATAAAGTGCTTCTTAACATCAAAACCCATTTGTTTTCCATATTTTCGCACTGTTGATATGCCTCATATAATGTATTAAATTGCATCCCAATTTGAAGTTGGCGTCCATGTTTTGAGATAATGTGTCCATACTATCCATGCAACCCTTAACAAATTAAAGACGTTCATATCATATTTAGTAAATTACAtaccaaaaatattcaaataaaataactcgaGTAAACTAATGTTGTGATTTCAATGTGTAGACTATTTAACTAGCTAGGCTGATAAAAGTACAACAAAGATTATTAAACTAATCCCATCAAGCATGTTACCGGCCTCAGACTGGTGGCTAGATATGGTTGTGAACTGTTCATTGGATGACTTATTACTTCGTATCTTGGTAGGCGATCACTTGAAGACTTTTGGGACGAAGTAGTTA
It contains:
- the LOC121234395 gene encoding uncharacterized protein LOC121234395 translates to MEEIFIDMLYQDALQGRLKGGKITFREHGIYAQRLTAVGKKVFDGNKVRGKLTRLKGMQRLFTDLLSQTGMGWDPDTKTVVASDECWENTIRVKSKWGRFHTFGCPKYEVLCTIFGASVAYGTMQHASTQLPADSDEERRLDEEMRARRPPALGHRQGLPIDNDGFIDLMGIGSPSVDAVTQSSRRPKTRKKSDFEVQLSEAVEEVKLTQRTRRKRYEDQEAVESSKRSKESQPSDGTNGGYDPINHCATLLRELSPRLESSQLVRAIKELLNPDMRQFFLSLDAAGRDDWARNC